In Taeniopygia guttata chromosome Z, bTaeGut7.mat, whole genome shotgun sequence, one genomic interval encodes:
- the TRIM14 gene encoding tripartite motif-containing protein 14 isoform X3 has translation MSVCLKNLEERKEEEDGNRRSIEQAVKDVKAHADMMKRQLSEKMAELQLLLREEESLAKNFIDEKTQQALGTHDQHLRFCQEQLAALETFTHRIRQIQQDSDPIHLLEKYMEIEKEIKESRHPSEKWHPVPLSFEHLLNHYKHFIRVLQSILQKPLEARLKEDVFSSLNPTAKKEPGTVLKTMTPIDRLLFLKHARSPTWEYDSIHPRLKLSDDRLEVSCSWRRIFYPCNPQRFDKLWQVLSRDAFLSGSHYWEVDLLQAGAGWWIGAAYPTIGRKGDSEACRLGWNRASWCLKKFDFEYWAFHKGERIPIRIEDDPDRIGVFLDYEAGILSFYNVSNGMAHLHTFCCKFTEPVYPALRLWEGSIRTCKLT, from the exons ATGTCAGTGTGCTTGAAGAATctagaagagagaaaagaggaagaagatggCAACAGAAGGAGCATAGAGCAGGCTGTAAAGGATGTGAAG GCACATGCTGATATGATGAAACGGCAGCTGTCAGAAAAAATGGCTGAGCTTCAGTTACTTCTTCGGGAAGAAGAGAGTCTGGCAAAAAACTTCATTGATGAAAAGACTCAGCAAGCCCTGGGAACACATGATCAGCATTTGAGGTTCTGTCAAGAACAGCTTGCAGCCCTAGAGACCTTCACACATCGAATCAGACAAATACAACAGGACAGTGATCCTATTCATTTGCTGGAG AAGTACATGGAAATTGAGAAGGAAATTAAGGAATCCAGGCACCCGTCAGAAAAGTGGCATCCAGTACCTCTCTCATTTGAACACTTACTTAACCATTATAAACACTTCATCAGAGTTCTTCAGTCCATTCTACAGAAACCATTGGAAGCCCGGCTTAAAGAAG ATGTTTTCAGTAGCCTCAATCCCACTGCAAAGAAGGAGCCTGGGACAGTGCTGAAAACCATGACTCCTATTGATCGGTTGCTTTTCTTAAAAC ATGCAAGATCACCAACCTGGGAATACGACAGCATTCACCCGAGACTGAAATTGTCAGATGACCGTCTTGAAGTAAGCTGTAGCTGGAGAAGAATATTTTACCCCTGTAATCCCCAGAGATTTGATAAATTATGGCAAGTGCTAAGCAGAGACGCATTCCTGTCTGGGAGCCATTACTGGGAGGTTGACCTGcttcaggctggagcaggatggTGGATTGGCGCAGCCTACCCGACCATTGGCAGGAAAGGAGACTCAGAAGCCTGTCGCCTGGGCTGGAATAGAGCATCCTGGTGCCTTAAGAAGTTTGATTTTGAATACTGGGCATTTCACAAGGGAGAGAGAATCCCCATCCGGATAGAAGATGATCCTGATCGCATTGGCGTTTTTCTAGATTATGAAGCAGGAATCCTTTCATTCTACAATGTTAGCAATGGCATGGCTCATTTGCACACCTTCTGCTGCAAGTTCACAGAACCAGTTTATCCAGCCCTGAGACTCTGGGAGGGGTCCATTAGAACATGCAAACTAACATAA
- the NANS gene encoding N-acetylneuraminate-9-phosphate synthase, translating into MAGEFELCPGRRVGGDQPCFIIAEIGQNHQGDLEIAKRMIRMVKECGADCAKFQKSELEYKFNKKALERPYTSKHSWGKTYGEHKRHLEFSHDQYRELKKYAEEIGIFFTASGMDEMAVEFLHELDVPFFKVGSGDTNNFPYLEKTAKKGRPMVISSGMQSMNTMHQVYQIVKPINPNFCFLQCTSAYPLQPEDVNLRVISAYQSAFPDIPIGYSGHETGIAISVAAVAMGAKVLERHVTLDKTWKGSDHQASLEPNELAELVKAIRTVEKAMGSPIKQLLPCEMACNEKLGKSVVAKVAIPEGAILTLDMLTVKVGEPKGFPPECIFDLVGQKVKKNIEEDETITEQVVENHVKKVKC; encoded by the exons ATGGCCGGCGAGTTCGAGCTGTGCCCCGGGCGGCGCGTCGGCGGCGACCAGCCCTGCTTCATCATCGCCGAGATCGGGCAGAACCACCAGGGCGACCTGGAGATCGCCAAGCGCATGATCCGCATGGTCAAG GAGTGTGGAGCCGACTGTGCCAAGTTCCAGAAGAGTGAACTGGAGTACAAATTCAACAAGAAAGCCTTAGAAAGACCCTACACCTCTAAACACTCCTGGGGAAAGACCTATGGGGAGCACAAGCGCCACTTGGAGTTCAGTCATGACCAATATAGAGAGCTAAAGAAGTATGCAGAGGAAATTGGCATTTTCTTCACAGCTTCTGGCATGGATGAG ATGGCTGTGGAATTTCTACATGAACTGGATGTTCCATTTTTCAAAGTAGGATCAGGAGatacaaataattttccatatttGGAAAAGACTGCAAAGAAAG GTCGTCCAATGGTGATTTCCAGTGGGATGCAGTCCATGAACACAATGCATCAGGTTTATCAGATTGTGAAGCCCATAAATCCAAACTTCTGCTTCCTGCAGTGCACCAGCGCGTACCCACTTCAGCCAGAGGACGTCAATCTCCGTGTCATATCG GCATATCAGTCAGCTTTTCCTGATATCCCCATTGGCTACTCGGGGCATGAAACTGGCATAGCCATTTCAGTGGCAGCTGTTGCTATGGGTGCTAAAGTGCTGGAACGCCACGTGACTCTCGACAAAACGTGGAAAGGAAGCGACCACCAAGCATCTCTGGAGCCAAATGAACTGGCGGAGTTAGTGAAAGCCATCCGTACTGTGGAAAAAGCAATGGGTTCTCCAATCAaacagctcctgccctgtgaAATGGCTTGCAATGAAAAG ctgggaaagtCAGTAGTGGCAAAAGTGGCAATTCCTGAAGGTGCAATATTGACACTTGACATGCTGACGGTGAAGGTGGGAGAACCAAAGGGATTTCCCCCAGAATGCATCTTTGATCTGGTGGGCCAGAAGGtcaaaaaaaatattgaagaagATGAAACCATCACTGAGCAAGTAGTGGAAAATCATGTTAAAAAAGTGAAGTGCTAA
- the TRIM14 gene encoding tripartite motif-containing protein 14 isoform X2 → MFLPSKELMSVCLKNLEERKEEEDGNRRSIEQAVKDVKAHADMMKRQLSEKMAELQLLLREEESLAKNFIDEKTQQALGTHDQHLRFCQEQLAALETFTHRIRQIQQDSDPIHLLEKYMEIEKEIKESRHPSEKWHPVPLSFEHLLNHYKHFIRVLQSILQKPLEARLKEDVFSSLNPTAKKEPGTVLKTMTPIDRLLFLKHARSPTWEYDSIHPRLKLSDDRLEVSCSWRRIFYPCNPQRFDKLWQVLSRDAFLSGSHYWEVDLLQAGAGWWIGAAYPTIGRKGDSEACRLGWNRASWCLKKFDFEYWAFHKGERIPIRIEDDPDRIGVFLDYEAGILSFYNVSNGMAHLHTFCCKFTEPVYPALRLWEGSIRTCKLT, encoded by the exons atgttcctccctTCAAAG GAACTTATGTCAGTGTGCTTGAAGAATctagaagagagaaaagaggaagaagatggCAACAGAAGGAGCATAGAGCAGGCTGTAAAGGATGTGAAG GCACATGCTGATATGATGAAACGGCAGCTGTCAGAAAAAATGGCTGAGCTTCAGTTACTTCTTCGGGAAGAAGAGAGTCTGGCAAAAAACTTCATTGATGAAAAGACTCAGCAAGCCCTGGGAACACATGATCAGCATTTGAGGTTCTGTCAAGAACAGCTTGCAGCCCTAGAGACCTTCACACATCGAATCAGACAAATACAACAGGACAGTGATCCTATTCATTTGCTGGAG AAGTACATGGAAATTGAGAAGGAAATTAAGGAATCCAGGCACCCGTCAGAAAAGTGGCATCCAGTACCTCTCTCATTTGAACACTTACTTAACCATTATAAACACTTCATCAGAGTTCTTCAGTCCATTCTACAGAAACCATTGGAAGCCCGGCTTAAAGAAG ATGTTTTCAGTAGCCTCAATCCCACTGCAAAGAAGGAGCCTGGGACAGTGCTGAAAACCATGACTCCTATTGATCGGTTGCTTTTCTTAAAAC ATGCAAGATCACCAACCTGGGAATACGACAGCATTCACCCGAGACTGAAATTGTCAGATGACCGTCTTGAAGTAAGCTGTAGCTGGAGAAGAATATTTTACCCCTGTAATCCCCAGAGATTTGATAAATTATGGCAAGTGCTAAGCAGAGACGCATTCCTGTCTGGGAGCCATTACTGGGAGGTTGACCTGcttcaggctggagcaggatggTGGATTGGCGCAGCCTACCCGACCATTGGCAGGAAAGGAGACTCAGAAGCCTGTCGCCTGGGCTGGAATAGAGCATCCTGGTGCCTTAAGAAGTTTGATTTTGAATACTGGGCATTTCACAAGGGAGAGAGAATCCCCATCCGGATAGAAGATGATCCTGATCGCATTGGCGTTTTTCTAGATTATGAAGCAGGAATCCTTTCATTCTACAATGTTAGCAATGGCATGGCTCATTTGCACACCTTCTGCTGCAAGTTCACAGAACCAGTTTATCCAGCCCTGAGACTCTGGGAGGGGTCCATTAGAACATGCAAACTAACATAA
- the TRIM14 gene encoding tripartite motif-containing protein 14 isoform X1, whose translation MAEGQPGPCMAEGQPGPCGAVGQPERCVAVGQPGPCGAVGQPGRCGAHAGRPLELFCEDCGRCVCALCPALGAHRGHRACLLPQAVRRTQELMSVCLKNLEERKEEEDGNRRSIEQAVKDVKAHADMMKRQLSEKMAELQLLLREEESLAKNFIDEKTQQALGTHDQHLRFCQEQLAALETFTHRIRQIQQDSDPIHLLEKYMEIEKEIKESRHPSEKWHPVPLSFEHLLNHYKHFIRVLQSILQKPLEARLKEDVFSSLNPTAKKEPGTVLKTMTPIDRLLFLKHARSPTWEYDSIHPRLKLSDDRLEVSCSWRRIFYPCNPQRFDKLWQVLSRDAFLSGSHYWEVDLLQAGAGWWIGAAYPTIGRKGDSEACRLGWNRASWCLKKFDFEYWAFHKGERIPIRIEDDPDRIGVFLDYEAGILSFYNVSNGMAHLHTFCCKFTEPVYPALRLWEGSIRTCKLT comes from the exons ATGGCCGAGGGGCAGCCGGGGCCGTGCATGGCCGAGGGGCAgccggggccgtgcggggctgtggggcagccggaGCGGTGCGTGGCcgtggggcagccggggccgtgcggggccgtggggcagccggggcggtgcggggcgcACGCCGGGCGGCCGCTGGAGCTGTTCTGCGAGGACTGCGGGCGCTGCGTGTGCGCGCTGTGCCCGGCGCTGGGCGCGCACCGCGGGCACCGCGCCTGCCTCCTGCCGCAGGCTGTCCGCCGCACCCAG GAACTTATGTCAGTGTGCTTGAAGAATctagaagagagaaaagaggaagaagatggCAACAGAAGGAGCATAGAGCAGGCTGTAAAGGATGTGAAG GCACATGCTGATATGATGAAACGGCAGCTGTCAGAAAAAATGGCTGAGCTTCAGTTACTTCTTCGGGAAGAAGAGAGTCTGGCAAAAAACTTCATTGATGAAAAGACTCAGCAAGCCCTGGGAACACATGATCAGCATTTGAGGTTCTGTCAAGAACAGCTTGCAGCCCTAGAGACCTTCACACATCGAATCAGACAAATACAACAGGACAGTGATCCTATTCATTTGCTGGAG AAGTACATGGAAATTGAGAAGGAAATTAAGGAATCCAGGCACCCGTCAGAAAAGTGGCATCCAGTACCTCTCTCATTTGAACACTTACTTAACCATTATAAACACTTCATCAGAGTTCTTCAGTCCATTCTACAGAAACCATTGGAAGCCCGGCTTAAAGAAG ATGTTTTCAGTAGCCTCAATCCCACTGCAAAGAAGGAGCCTGGGACAGTGCTGAAAACCATGACTCCTATTGATCGGTTGCTTTTCTTAAAAC ATGCAAGATCACCAACCTGGGAATACGACAGCATTCACCCGAGACTGAAATTGTCAGATGACCGTCTTGAAGTAAGCTGTAGCTGGAGAAGAATATTTTACCCCTGTAATCCCCAGAGATTTGATAAATTATGGCAAGTGCTAAGCAGAGACGCATTCCTGTCTGGGAGCCATTACTGGGAGGTTGACCTGcttcaggctggagcaggatggTGGATTGGCGCAGCCTACCCGACCATTGGCAGGAAAGGAGACTCAGAAGCCTGTCGCCTGGGCTGGAATAGAGCATCCTGGTGCCTTAAGAAGTTTGATTTTGAATACTGGGCATTTCACAAGGGAGAGAGAATCCCCATCCGGATAGAAGATGATCCTGATCGCATTGGCGTTTTTCTAGATTATGAAGCAGGAATCCTTTCATTCTACAATGTTAGCAATGGCATGGCTCATTTGCACACCTTCTGCTGCAAGTTCACAGAACCAGTTTATCCAGCCCTGAGACTCTGGGAGGGGTCCATTAGAACATGCAAACTAACATAA